One Nitrospirota bacterium genomic region harbors:
- a CDS encoding divalent-cation tolerance protein CutA — protein MAEFVVVLITAPNEEEAAKIAKDIVGSRLAACVNIIRGIRSIYQWHGRIEDEAEVLMIVKTKQAFFRTLEKRVKEIHPYTVPEIIALSIIEGSAEYLQWLTTETLQDQG, from the coding sequence ATGGCAGAATTTGTTGTTGTCCTGATCACAGCTCCAAACGAAGAAGAGGCTGCAAAGATAGCCAAAGACATTGTAGGGTCAAGGCTTGCCGCCTGTGTCAACATCATCAGGGGCATCCGCTCCATCTATCAATGGCACGGCAGGATCGAGGACGAAGCAGAGGTCCTTATGATCGTGAAGACAAAACAGGCGTTCTTCAGAACCCTCGAAAAGAGGGTAAAGGAGATTCATCCCTACACAGTGCCTGAGATCATAGCGCTCTCTATTATTGAAGGCTCTGCCGAATATCTTCAGTGGCTCACCACAGAGACGTTACAAGACCAGGGATAA